The following are encoded in a window of Staphylococcus piscifermentans genomic DNA:
- the mutM gene encoding bifunctional DNA-formamidopyrimidine glycosylase/DNA-(apurinic or apyrimidinic site) lyase → MPELPEVEHVKRGIEPLAINQYIEEVEFSDAVIKGKEIGKDTIIKQMDLPMFKLYSEGYKITRIERRSKYILFYIETDKDKRVLVSHLGMSGGFFIVDTLDDIIVPNYKKHWHVNFKLSNGKQLIFSDIRRFGEIKNVADLSVHSSFSDMAPEPFDETAFAHYKLQLSTKTYRKKPIKQVILDHKVIAGCGNIYACEALFNAKIDPERPVYSLTEVEQKRVFDEVVKVLRLGIENGGTSVSSYRHADGKTGQMQHYLKVYKKKVCPVCGGPIHTKVIAGRNSHYCPQCQK, encoded by the coding sequence ATGCCGGAATTACCAGAAGTAGAACATGTAAAACGCGGCATTGAACCGTTAGCAATCAATCAGTATATTGAAGAAGTAGAATTTTCAGATGCTGTGATTAAAGGAAAAGAAATCGGTAAAGATACAATTATTAAACAAATGGATTTGCCGATGTTTAAATTGTATTCAGAAGGATATAAAATTACACGTATAGAGCGTAGAAGTAAGTATATTCTTTTTTATATAGAAACAGATAAAGATAAAAGGGTGCTCGTGAGTCATTTAGGGATGTCAGGCGGCTTTTTCATTGTGGATACGTTAGATGATATTATTGTTCCGAACTACAAAAAGCATTGGCACGTCAATTTTAAGCTGAGCAATGGCAAACAGCTTATCTTTTCAGACATACGTCGTTTCGGAGAAATTAAGAATGTAGCAGATTTATCTGTACATTCTTCTTTTTCCGACATGGCGCCTGAACCATTTGATGAAACTGCATTTGCGCATTACAAACTTCAGTTAAGTACAAAAACGTATCGTAAAAAACCTATCAAACAGGTGATATTAGATCATAAAGTCATTGCGGGTTGCGGAAATATTTATGCTTGCGAGGCTTTATTTAATGCCAAGATTGATCCTGAACGTCCTGTTTACTCATTAACAGAAGTTGAACAAAAACGTGTATTTGATGAAGTGGTAAAAGTTTTGCGTTTGGGTATCGAAAATGGCGGTACAAGCGTATCTTCTTATCGTCATGCTGATGGAAAGACAGGCCAAATGCAACACTATCTGAAAGTTTATAAAAAGAAAGTCTGCCCAGTATGCGGCGGACCCATTCATACTAAAGTAATAGCAGGCAGAAACTCACATTACTGCCCGCAATGTCAAAAATAG
- the coaE gene encoding dephospho-CoA kinase (Dephospho-CoA kinase (CoaE) performs the final step in coenzyme A biosynthesis.), whose amino-acid sequence MGKVIGLTGGIGTGKSTVSELLAAHGFKIVDADVASREAVKKGSEGLQQVKQVFGEEAIDDNGEMNRKYIGEIVFNDAEKRKELNQIVHPIVREIMENQKEKYLSEGYNVIMDIPLLFENNLQDTVDETWLVYASESIQVERLMERNDLSQEEAKARVYSQISIDKKQRMADHVIDNRGTLLELKQNLEQLLMDEGYIQQTGENQEEIGE is encoded by the coding sequence ATGGGAAAAGTAATTGGATTAACAGGCGGAATTGGCACTGGAAAGTCAACGGTATCAGAGTTGTTAGCAGCACATGGATTTAAAATTGTAGATGCTGACGTAGCATCTAGAGAAGCGGTAAAAAAAGGCTCTGAAGGTTTACAGCAAGTAAAACAAGTCTTCGGGGAAGAAGCTATCGATGACAATGGAGAAATGAATCGCAAATATATCGGCGAAATTGTTTTTAATGATGCGGAAAAACGTAAAGAGTTGAATCAAATCGTACATCCTATCGTCAGAGAAATTATGGAAAATCAAAAAGAAAAGTATTTAAGTGAAGGTTATAATGTGATTATGGACATTCCTTTACTTTTTGAAAATAATCTCCAAGATACAGTAGATGAAACTTGGTTGGTATATGCTTCTGAAAGTATTCAAGTAGAAAGATTGATGGAGCGTAACGATTTATCTCAAGAAGAAGCTAAAGCTAGAGTTTATAGTCAAATTTCTATTGATAAGAAACAACGCATGGCTGATCATGTTATTGATAATCGTGGTACCTTATTAGAATTAAAACAAAATCTTGAACAATTATTAATGGATGAAGGATATATTCAACAAACAGGAGAAAATCAAGAGGAAATAGGTGAATAA
- a CDS encoding glyceraldehyde-3-phosphate dehydrogenase, which produces MTTNIAINGMGRIGRMVLRIASKNDDLNVVAINASYPPETIAHLVKYDTTHGKYDGEVVPTENGIRIDGHDIKLVSDRNPENLPWKELDIDIVIEATGKFNHGDKAVAHINAGAKKVLLTGPSKGGHVQMVVKGVNNDNLDVEEYDIFSNASCTTNCIGPVAKVLNDNFGIENGLMTTVHAITNDQKNIDNPHKDLRRARSCNESIIPTSTGAAKALKEVLPELEGKLHGMALRVPTKNVSLVDLVVDLKKEVTAEEVNQAFEDADLNGVLAVSDEPLVSVDFNTNPNSAIVDAMSTLVMDDKKVKVIAWYDNEWGYSNRVVDIAVEIGELLNTKEKATA; this is translated from the coding sequence ATGACAACGAATATTGCAATTAACGGAATGGGACGCATTGGGCGTATGGTACTACGTATCGCTTCTAAAAATGATGATTTAAACGTAGTAGCGATTAATGCGAGCTATCCTCCAGAAACAATTGCACATTTAGTAAAATACGATACGACTCATGGTAAATATGATGGTGAGGTAGTACCAACTGAAAACGGTATTCGTATCGATGGTCATGATATTAAATTAGTTTCAGACCGTAACCCAGAAAACTTACCTTGGAAAGAATTAGATATCGATATTGTCATAGAAGCTACAGGTAAATTCAACCATGGCGACAAAGCAGTAGCACATATCAATGCTGGCGCTAAAAAAGTATTATTGACAGGACCTTCAAAAGGCGGTCATGTACAAATGGTTGTTAAAGGCGTAAATAACGATAACTTAGATGTTGAAGAGTATGACATTTTTAGTAATGCTTCATGTACAACAAACTGTATCGGTCCAGTTGCCAAAGTATTAAATGATAATTTTGGTATTGAAAATGGATTGATGACAACAGTACATGCTATTACAAATGACCAAAAAAACATTGATAATCCGCATAAAGACTTACGTCGTGCGCGTTCTTGCAACGAAAGTATTATCCCTACATCAACTGGCGCTGCAAAAGCACTTAAAGAAGTCTTACCAGAATTAGAAGGTAAATTACATGGCATGGCGCTTCGTGTTCCAACTAAAAACGTTTCTTTAGTTGACTTAGTTGTAGACTTGAAAAAAGAAGTTACGGCTGAAGAAGTAAACCAAGCATTTGAAGATGCTGATTTGAACGGTGTTTTAGCTGTTTCAGATGAGCCATTAGTTTCAGTAGACTTCAATACAAATCCTAATTCTGCTATTGTTGATGCAATGTCTACATTAGTAATGGATGATAAAAAAGTGAAAGTAATCGCTTGGTATGATAATGAATGGGGTTATTCAAACCGTGTCGTTGATATTGCAGTAGAAATTGGAGAATTATTGAATACTAAAGAAAAAGCAACAGCTTAA
- the nrdR gene encoding transcriptional regulator NrdR, protein MKCPKCNSTHSRVVDSRHADEANAIRRRRECENCGTRFTTFEHIEMSPLIVVKKDGTREQFLREKILNGLVRSCEKRPVGYQQLEDITNKVEWRLRDEGQAEVSSREIGEHVMNLLMHVDQVSYVRFASVYKEFKDVDQLLESMQGILQEKNNRSDN, encoded by the coding sequence ATGAAATGCCCTAAATGTAATTCAACACATTCTCGTGTAGTGGATTCAAGACATGCAGACGAAGCCAATGCGATTCGCAGACGACGAGAGTGTGAAAATTGCGGTACCCGATTTACTACCTTCGAACATATCGAAATGAGTCCGTTAATCGTTGTCAAGAAAGATGGGACACGTGAGCAATTCTTAAGAGAAAAGATTTTAAATGGGCTAGTTCGTTCATGTGAGAAACGTCCAGTCGGTTATCAGCAATTAGAGGATATTACGAATAAAGTAGAATGGCGTTTAAGAGATGAGGGACAAGCTGAAGTTTCATCTCGAGAAATCGGGGAACATGTGATGAATTTGCTGATGCACGTCGATCAAGTTTCCTATGTTCGTTTCGCCTCTGTTTATAAAGAATTTAAAGACGTTGACCAATTACTGGAATCCATGCAAGGTATCTTGCAAGAAAAGAATAATCGGAGTGACAATTAA
- a CDS encoding replication initiation and membrane attachment family protein, with the protein MFNQDDFGIRPQDPFNVIQSEKLSEAQLEVLNRLFTPLIGTRAIGVYHYLSQFAYPNNNQAVTHYVIMSELKINLGDFREEMNRLEAIGLIKTFVKHNKDNSHFVYELVQPPTPKQFFNDPMLSVYLYKEVENKRYHQLKRYFEHTQMDLSNYQEVTRNFTDVFKVPNQAFDNVQENNITQTASYKGINLDRVQFDFESLYQLLSNHFVSSEIVEEQAKGLITQLAVLYGITPEGMKGLILKSLTSNQRISYEELRKQARSFYAIEHENQLPALEAKANLPTSPQQQEEVIELTKAPQTPEEYESWFKLMDATSPIDMLTSWAKSEPTLKQKYLVEDLIVREQLPFGVINMLLQYVMLNNDMQLPKTYIQEIASNWKKKELSSAAEAHAHVMDMKEAEKQRKAKQKNNPPRFKNYGQQIASKEITPDWLIKGEHKKRSGKNKRKADDAEDQSLAQDRANFLKHLKETWKEDDE; encoded by the coding sequence ATGTTTAACCAAGACGATTTCGGTATTCGACCTCAAGATCCGTTTAATGTAATACAATCTGAAAAATTATCAGAAGCCCAATTAGAGGTTTTGAACCGTTTGTTTACTCCATTAATCGGTACGAGAGCGATTGGTGTCTATCATTACTTATCGCAATTTGCGTATCCTAACAATAATCAAGCAGTCACTCATTATGTCATTATGAGTGAATTGAAAATTAATCTGGGAGATTTTCGGGAAGAAATGAATCGTTTAGAAGCAATCGGTTTAATTAAAACTTTTGTGAAACATAACAAAGATAATTCACATTTTGTATATGAATTAGTACAACCGCCAACTCCTAAACAATTTTTCAATGATCCCATGCTTTCTGTTTACCTTTATAAAGAAGTAGAGAATAAACGGTACCATCAATTGAAACGTTACTTTGAACATACTCAAATGGATTTAAGTAATTATCAAGAGGTTACGCGTAATTTTACAGATGTTTTCAAAGTTCCTAATCAAGCTTTCGATAATGTCCAGGAAAATAATATTACTCAAACCGCTTCATACAAAGGAATTAATTTAGATAGAGTGCAATTTGACTTTGAATCGCTCTACCAACTATTGAGCAATCACTTTGTCAGTTCAGAAATTGTTGAAGAGCAAGCGAAAGGTCTGATTACACAACTTGCGGTTTTATATGGTATTACACCAGAAGGGATGAAAGGGCTTATTTTAAAATCGCTTACTAGCAATCAACGTATCTCTTATGAAGAGCTCCGCAAACAAGCGCGGTCTTTTTATGCCATTGAGCACGAAAATCAATTGCCTGCTTTAGAAGCTAAAGCCAATTTGCCTACATCACCTCAACAGCAAGAAGAAGTCATTGAGTTAACGAAAGCGCCACAAACACCGGAGGAATATGAAAGCTGGTTTAAATTGATGGATGCCACAAGTCCGATTGATATGCTAACAAGTTGGGCGAAATCTGAACCTACATTGAAACAGAAGTATTTAGTAGAAGATTTAATAGTGAGAGAACAATTGCCGTTTGGCGTTATCAATATGTTGCTCCAATACGTAATGCTCAATAATGATATGCAATTGCCGAAGACTTATATCCAAGAAATCGCTTCTAACTGGAAGAAGAAAGAACTATCTTCAGCTGCTGAAGCGCATGCACATGTAATGGATATGAAAGAAGCTGAAAAACAACGAAAAGCTAAACAAAAAAATAATCCGCCAAGATTTAAGAATTATGGTCAGCAAATTGCTTCGAAGGAAATTACTCCTGATTGGCTGATTAAAGGAGAACATAAGAAGAGAAGCGGCAAAAATAAAAGAAAAGCAGATGATGCTGAAGATCAAAGTCTGGCTCAAGATAGAGCGAACTTTCTTAAACATTTAAAAGAAACATGGAAGGAGGATGACGAATGA
- the dnaI gene encoding primosomal protein DnaI gives MKRFSNIMQTSPDFQKRFEKIKKDVINDPDVKKFLENHRAELTNRMIDEDLNILQEYKDQQKHYDGHDFADCPNFVKGHVPELYIENGRIKIKYLPCPCKIKHDEEQREAHLITSHHMQRDTLNAKLKDIYMDKRDRLNVAMVADKFCKDVIAGKENVKGLYLYGSFGTGKSFILGAIANQLKSKKIPSTIVYLPEFIRTLKNGFKDGSFEKKLQRIREANILMLDDIGAEEVTPWVRDEVIGPLLHYRMVHELPTLFSSNLDFDELEHHLSITRNGAEKTKAARIMERIKSLAAPYELVGENYRDD, from the coding sequence ATGAAACGTTTCAGTAATATAATGCAAACCTCTCCTGATTTTCAGAAACGATTCGAAAAGATTAAAAAAGACGTTATTAATGATCCAGATGTCAAAAAGTTTTTAGAAAATCATCGAGCTGAATTAACTAATCGAATGATTGATGAAGATTTAAACATCTTGCAAGAATATAAAGATCAGCAGAAGCATTATGATGGACATGATTTTGCAGACTGTCCTAACTTTGTGAAAGGCCATGTACCAGAACTTTATATTGAAAACGGACGGATTAAAATCAAATATCTTCCGTGTCCATGCAAAATCAAACATGATGAGGAACAGCGAGAGGCACATCTCATAACATCTCATCATATGCAGCGAGATACTTTGAATGCTAAATTAAAAGATATTTATATGGACAAGCGTGATAGATTAAATGTTGCAATGGTAGCTGATAAGTTTTGTAAAGATGTTATTGCAGGAAAAGAGAATGTGAAAGGCTTATATCTATATGGTTCTTTTGGTACGGGGAAATCTTTTATTCTAGGTGCCATTGCCAATCAATTAAAGTCGAAAAAAATACCTTCAACCATTGTTTATCTTCCTGAATTTATTCGTACTTTAAAAAATGGATTCAAAGATGGTTCATTTGAAAAGAAATTACAACGTATCAGAGAAGCGAATATATTGATGCTGGATGATATTGGTGCAGAAGAAGTAACGCCATGGGTGAGAGATGAGGTTATCGGGCCATTACTTCACTATCGTATGGTGCATGAACTCCCGACGCTGTTCAGCTCAAATTTAGATTTTGATGAACTTGAACACCATCTTTCTATCACACGTAATGGTGCAGAAAAAACAAAAGCTGCTAGAATAATGGAACGCATTAAATCTTTAGCAGCGCCGTATGAACTTGTCGGCGAGAATTACCGTGACGATTGA
- the thrS gene encoding threonine--tRNA ligase: MDKINITFPDGNSTEFDKGITTEEIAQSISPGLRKKAVAGKFNDKMVDLTRPLEEDGSIEIVTPGSDEALEVLRHSTAHLMAQALKRLYGDVKFGVGPVIDGGFYYDFDTDVKISSDDFPEIEKTMKQIVNENYKIERKVVSREEAKEFFKDDPYKLELIDAIPEDESVTLYTQGEFTDLCRGVHVPSTSKIKEFKLLSTAGAYWRGDSNNKMLQRIYGTAFFDKKDLKAHLKMLEERKERDHRKIGKELDLFMNSQLVGAGLPLWLPNGATIRREIERYIVDKEVALGYDHVYTPVLANVDLYRTSGHWEHYQDDMFPPMKLDETEEMVLRPMNCPHHMMIYKNKPHSYRELPIRIAELGTMHRYEASGAVSGLQRVRGMTLNDSHIFVRPDQIKEEFKRVVELILDVYEDFGFKNYSFRLSYRDPEDKAKYFDDDEMWEKAEAMLKEAVDEMGLPYEEAIGEAAFYGPKLDVQVKTAMGKEETLSTAQLDFLLPERFELAYIGKDGEEHRPVVIHRGVVSTMERFVAFLTEETKGAFPTWLAPKQVEIIPVNVDLHYDYARQIQDELKSQGVRVEIDDRNEKMGYKIREAQMHKIPYQLVIGDKEIENNEVNVRKYGSKDQETVEKDEFIWNLVDEIRLKKQRQQ; encoded by the coding sequence ATGGATAAAATCAATATTACTTTCCCAGACGGAAACAGTACAGAGTTTGATAAAGGTATTACTACTGAGGAAATTGCTCAGTCTATCAGCCCAGGACTTCGTAAAAAAGCAGTGGCTGGTAAATTCAACGACAAAATGGTGGATTTGACTCGTCCATTAGAAGAAGATGGATCAATTGAAATTGTAACTCCAGGAAGTGACGAAGCTTTAGAAGTTTTACGTCATTCTACTGCCCACTTAATGGCACAAGCATTAAAACGTTTGTATGGAGATGTGAAATTCGGAGTAGGACCAGTAATTGACGGAGGCTTCTATTATGATTTCGATACAGATGTCAAAATCTCTTCAGATGATTTTCCTGAAATTGAAAAAACAATGAAACAAATTGTGAATGAAAATTATAAAATTGAACGTAAAGTAGTGAGTCGTGAAGAAGCAAAAGAATTCTTTAAAGACGATCCTTATAAATTGGAATTAATAGATGCAATTCCAGAAGACGAATCAGTAACATTATACACACAAGGCGAATTTACTGATTTATGCCGCGGGGTCCATGTTCCATCTACTTCTAAAATTAAAGAATTCAAATTATTATCAACTGCAGGTGCTTACTGGAGAGGCGACAGCAACAATAAAATGCTACAACGTATTTATGGTACTGCTTTCTTCGATAAAAAAGATTTAAAAGCACACTTGAAAATGTTGGAAGAACGTAAAGAACGCGATCATCGTAAAATCGGTAAAGAATTAGACTTGTTTATGAATAGTCAACTTGTAGGTGCAGGGTTGCCATTATGGTTGCCGAATGGTGCCACAATCCGTCGTGAAATCGAACGCTATATTGTAGATAAAGAAGTGGCATTAGGTTACGACCATGTATATACTCCAGTATTGGCTAATGTTGACCTTTATAGAACTTCTGGACACTGGGAACATTATCAAGACGACATGTTCCCGCCAATGAAATTGGATGAAACAGAAGAAATGGTCTTGAGACCAATGAACTGTCCACATCACATGATGATTTATAAAAATAAACCACATTCATACAGAGAATTACCAATCCGAATTGCAGAATTAGGTACAATGCATCGTTATGAAGCCAGTGGTGCTGTATCAGGCTTACAACGTGTGCGCGGTATGACTTTAAATGACTCTCATATCTTTGTGAGACCTGATCAAATCAAAGAAGAATTCAAGCGAGTTGTTGAATTAATTCTTGATGTATATGAAGACTTCGGATTTAAAAATTACAGCTTCCGATTAAGCTATCGTGATCCTGAAGACAAAGCAAAATACTTTGACGATGACGAAATGTGGGAAAAAGCAGAAGCGATGTTGAAAGAAGCGGTCGATGAAATGGGCTTGCCATATGAAGAAGCGATTGGTGAAGCGGCATTCTATGGCCCTAAATTGGATGTCCAAGTTAAAACAGCAATGGGTAAAGAAGAAACATTATCAACAGCGCAACTTGATTTCTTATTGCCTGAAAGATTTGAACTTGCTTATATCGGTAAAGATGGTGAAGAACATCGTCCTGTAGTCATTCACCGTGGTGTGGTTTCAACAATGGAACGTTTTGTTGCCTTCTTAACTGAAGAAACAAAAGGGGCATTCCCAACTTGGTTAGCACCAAAACAAGTTGAAATTATTCCGGTAAACGTTGATTTACATTACGACTATGCAAGACAAATTCAAGATGAATTGAAATCTCAAGGCGTACGTGTGGAAATCGATGATCGTAATGAAAAAATGGGATATAAAATTCGTGAAGCACAAATGCATAAAATTCCTTATCAACTTGTAATTGGTGATAAAGAGATTGAAAATAATGAAGTAAACGTTAGAAAATACGGTTCTAAAGATCAAGAAACTGTAGAAAAAGATGAATTTATTTGGAATTTAGTTGATGAAATTCGTTTAAAAAAACAAAGACAACAATAA
- a CDS encoding amino acid permease → MENKTSQDAGIQRGLKDRHISMIAIGGCIGTGLFMTSGGAIHDAGPLGALLAYSIIGIMVFFLMTSLGEMATYLPVSGSFSTYATRFVDPSLGFALGWNYWFNWVITVAADVTIAAQVIQYWEPMKIMPAWGWSVLFIIIIFALNSLSVRVYGESEYWFALIKVVTVIIFIIIGLLTIFGIMGGKFIGFEVFTSGDGPILGGSLGGSLLSILGVFLIAGFSFQGTELIGITAGESENPERAVPKAIKQVFWRILLFYILAIFIIGMLIPYSSSALMGGGDSIATSPFTLVFKNAGLAFAASFMNAVILTSVLSAGNSGMYASTRMLYSMSKDKLASKAFGKTSNSGVPYISLFATGLVVVLIFLVQKLSGDAYEYIVAASGMTGFIAWVGIAVSHYRFRRAFNVQQHSKYELKYKAKWFPFGPIFAGILCVIVIIGQDVDFIKTGDFDPNRFIITYMGIPVFLAFFIYHKLRYKTKKIPLKDVDLRQDVDMSQFK, encoded by the coding sequence ATGGAAAATAAAACTAGTCAAGATGCAGGCATTCAAAGAGGCCTGAAAGATCGCCATATTTCCATGATTGCGATTGGCGGATGTATCGGAACAGGTTTATTTATGACATCTGGCGGTGCAATTCATGATGCAGGGCCGTTAGGGGCTTTACTTGCATACTCAATTATTGGCATCATGGTATTCTTCTTAATGACATCACTTGGAGAAATGGCCACTTATTTGCCGGTTTCAGGTTCGTTCAGTACTTATGCGACACGCTTTGTCGATCCATCGCTTGGATTTGCATTAGGATGGAATTACTGGTTTAACTGGGTCATCACTGTAGCGGCAGACGTTACAATTGCTGCACAAGTGATTCAGTATTGGGAACCAATGAAAATAATGCCGGCTTGGGGCTGGAGCGTACTATTTATTATCATTATTTTTGCTTTGAACTCGTTATCAGTTAGAGTTTACGGTGAAAGTGAGTATTGGTTTGCGCTTATTAAAGTGGTAACTGTTATTATCTTTATCATTATCGGCTTGTTAACTATTTTCGGTATTATGGGCGGTAAATTTATCGGATTTGAAGTCTTTACATCTGGTGATGGCCCAATTCTTGGAGGTAGTTTAGGTGGAAGCTTATTATCTATATTAGGTGTATTCTTAATTGCTGGATTCTCGTTCCAAGGTACTGAATTAATCGGTATTACTGCAGGAGAGTCTGAGAACCCTGAAAGAGCCGTACCGAAAGCGATTAAACAAGTGTTTTGGAGAATTTTGTTATTCTATATCTTAGCTATTTTCATTATTGGTATGTTAATTCCATACTCAAGCTCAGCACTTATGGGTGGTGGAGATAGCATTGCTACTTCACCATTTACATTAGTTTTCAAAAATGCAGGATTGGCATTTGCAGCATCATTTATGAATGCCGTTATCTTAACATCCGTATTATCGGCTGGTAACTCAGGAATGTATGCTTCTACAAGAATGTTATATTCAATGAGTAAAGACAAACTTGCATCGAAAGCCTTCGGTAAAACGTCTAATAGCGGGGTGCCTTATATCTCACTATTCGCTACAGGACTTGTAGTAGTACTTATTTTCCTAGTGCAAAAATTAAGTGGAGATGCCTATGAATATATTGTAGCAGCAAGTGGTATGACAGGCTTTATCGCATGGGTCGGAATTGCAGTAAGTCATTATCGTTTCCGTCGTGCATTTAATGTACAGCAGCACAGTAAATACGAATTGAAATACAAAGCAAAATGGTTCCCATTCGGTCCGATTTTTGCAGGCATATTATGTGTTATCGTAATCATTGGACAAGATGTTGATTTCATTAAAACAGGTGATTTTGATCCAAATAGATTCATTATCACTTATATGGGAATTCCTGTATTCTTAGCATTCTTTATTTATCACAAACTAAGATATAAAACTAAAAAAATCCCATTAAAAGATGTGGATTTACGTCAAGATGTGGATATGAGCCAATTCAAATAA
- the infC gene encoding translation initiation factor IF-3 — MLTIAKDQTQVNERIRAREIRVIGQDGEQIGVKQKREALEMAERVGLDLVVVAPNAKPPVARIMDYGKYKFEQQKKEKEMKKKQKVINVKEIRLSPTIEEHDFQTKLKNGRKFLSKGDKCKVSIRFRGRAITHKEIGQRVLEKFADECKDIATVEQRPKMEGRQMFIMLAPTAEK, encoded by the coding sequence GTGTTAACCATAGCAAAGGATCAAACGCAAGTTAACGAAAGAATTCGCGCAAGAGAAATTCGTGTCATTGGTCAAGACGGTGAACAAATCGGTGTAAAACAAAAACGTGAAGCATTAGAAATGGCTGAACGTGTAGGTTTAGATTTAGTAGTTGTCGCGCCAAATGCTAAACCTCCTGTTGCTCGTATTATGGATTACGGCAAATATAAATTCGAGCAACAGAAAAAAGAAAAAGAAATGAAAAAGAAACAGAAAGTTATCAATGTTAAAGAAATTCGTTTAAGCCCAACAATTGAGGAACATGATTTCCAAACTAAGTTGAAAAATGGACGTAAATTCTTGAGCAAAGGTGATAAATGTAAAGTTTCAATTCGTTTCCGTGGACGCGCCATTACACATAAGGAAATTGGTCAACGTGTATTAGAAAAATTTGCTGACGAATGCAAAGATATCGCTACAGTTGAGCAACGCCCTAAAATGGAAGGTCGTCAAATGTTTATCATGCTTGCACCAACAGCAGAAAAATAA
- the rpmI gene encoding 50S ribosomal protein L35 yields MPKMKTHRGAAKRVKRTASGKLKRSRAFTSHLFANKSTKQKRKLRKASLVSKSDMKRVKQLLAYKK; encoded by the coding sequence ATGCCTAAAATGAAAACACACCGCGGAGCAGCTAAACGTGTTAAAAGAACTGCTTCAGGTAAATTAAAACGTTCAAGAGCTTTCACATCTCACTTATTCGCTAACAAAAGCACTAAACAAAAACGTAAATTACGTAAAGCTAGCTTAGTATCTAAAAGTGATATGAAACGCGTAAAACAATTATTAGCTTACAAAAAATAA
- the rplT gene encoding 50S ribosomal protein L20, translated as MPRVKGGTVTRARRKKVIKLAKGYFGAKRTLYKTAKQQVMKSGQYAFRDRRQRKRDFRKLWITRINAAARNHGMSYSKLMNGLKQADIDINRKMLSEIAISDDKAFGELVEKAKAALK; from the coding sequence ATGCCACGTGTTAAAGGTGGAACAGTAACAAGAGCACGTCGTAAAAAAGTAATCAAATTAGCAAAAGGTTACTTCGGCGCTAAACGTACTTTATATAAAACAGCAAAACAACAAGTAATGAAATCAGGTCAATACGCATTCCGTGACCGCCGTCAAAGAAAACGTGATTTCCGTAAATTATGGATTACTCGTATCAATGCAGCAGCTCGTAACCACGGTATGAGCTACTCTAAATTGATGAACGGCTTAAAACAAGCTGACATCGATATCAACCGTAAAATGCTTTCTGAAATTGCTATTTCAGATGACAAAGCTTTCGGTGAATTAGTAGAAAAAGCAAAAGCTGCTTTAAAATAA
- a CDS encoding NUDIX domain-containing protein has product MSKFDEKIIVVPREVVFNNEKNAFNGFLPKNDPMGEKIFDTLDQYEVKRRGDMEEDPNYKQLISYCLLENEKGETLVYERLSGGGEERLHGQSSIGVGGHMNDVMDAQNVNEVLRVNAQRELEEEIGLSPSKTQNMEYLGFINDDTNEVGEVHLGIVFKIRVDTQNVEVKETDTLKINWMHQGRIENYDDFETWSALILKAFN; this is encoded by the coding sequence ATGTCTAAATTCGATGAAAAAATTATAGTAGTACCTAGAGAAGTTGTTTTTAATAATGAGAAGAATGCTTTTAATGGATTCTTACCTAAAAATGATCCGATGGGTGAAAAAATCTTTGATACGTTAGATCAATATGAAGTTAAACGACGTGGAGATATGGAAGAAGATCCAAATTATAAACAGTTGATTTCCTACTGCCTATTAGAAAACGAAAAAGGTGAAACTTTAGTATATGAGCGACTTTCTGGCGGTGGCGAAGAACGTTTGCATGGTCAATCATCAATTGGCGTCGGCGGACATATGAATGATGTCATGGATGCTCAAAATGTTAATGAAGTATTGCGCGTCAATGCTCAAAGAGAATTAGAAGAAGAAATCGGGTTAAGTCCGAGCAAAACTCAAAACATGGAATACCTTGGATTTATTAACGATGATACTAACGAAGTAGGAGAAGTACATTTAGGTATTGTGTTCAAAATAAGAGTGGATACTCAAAATGTAGAAGTAAAAGAGACAGATACACTTAAAATTAACTGGATGCACCAAGGACGTATTGAAAATTACGATGACTTTGAAACGTGGAGTGCTTTAATACTGAAAGCATTTAATTAA